ttacagagatagggaaagtgcattaaaactttaaccaaggtgccaACGCGGAAGGACACCGACGCCAAGTCGAGTAgaacagctctccatacttcgtatagtcgagctaaagaaGCATCTTCAAGGATATGATGAGTTTGCCCATTTGCAagcagatttttatttaaaaacccaGATAATAATTATTTGTGCCTAATAAACACTTTTATACCTTTACGTGAAATATGTTCTGGCAAACTAACTGGATCTGTCAATTCCAAAAATGGATTTATTGAGGACATTGCGCAATAAAGGTGGCTGCCAGCAAACAGAGTGTTATTTAGATCTTCAGCTTGAGTATCGGAACAGGTCTCTGTAATTCACAGTAATCAGAAATATTAGGCAACTTGGAACACATTGTCCACCCATTGCCACTGCTGGAAGACATTCAGCAGTTTCGTTAAAGTCGATTGTACTAAATAATTAAAACACCATTGCAacagtttatatgtattttaaatataaagtaGGTCTAGACCCTAATGTAATACATGCACTTAAAATCAAGTCCCAGGTATGTAAGCATAACAATATTCAAGCACAACACAATTTTAAGCTTCTGGTTGAAAGTCAACTCCAAAATGTGACAAAAACCACTTcaactttgaaaatgaatattttagcaaTGTCTATGTCAATGTCTAGCTTCAAAAATCATATCCATAATATCAGGTTTGGGTTAGGTTTGTAAGTTTTCCATACAATTTTCTTCCAAAAATGTCAACACAACTTAAAAGATACTATATCTATGTTTAAAATAGCATAATTATTGCAATCCAAGCCCCAGGTATGTCAGCGTAATTCAACTGTTaggctagccactagactgataataaagaatttgtcacaaaatttcaacttttgtaacttttctctattttgtgcaaatacaaattgtttattgAAACTAAGCATAAATAGAACAGTATTTTCCAGGGCATATACTGAGCAAACAGCATTAGCATAACAATTAAAGAGCACATACAAAAAACATGAGCAATTGTCCGATGCCTATCAAGTGaggacaataactcatcatttaaaaaaaaaaatcagatgagctaaacagATAAGAAACTCAAAGCACTTTTTTCCTTGTAATTCAATTCTAAAGTAAGTCAGTGTAGGTTCAGCTTGAATTATGATACTATgactgtttttaacataaaactttaacaactCATCTTTCAGACATTCCATTATTCAAAATTAATTGAACTGTAAGCTTTTCAAATTTATTAGTGAATATAAAATTTGTATCAGAAACTTGGCTCCAAAGTATGTCAGCATAATATAATTTGTCAAAGTGTAAACATGAAATTGTGATAAGTTTACTCTCATATTTATCAGCATCACTTTACTCAAAATTCATTTCTATAAGCTGTTGTAAACATTCAAACATTCAACTACAAGATATGATGGTAATAGTTCATCTATAAGATATGATGTGATAATTCAACTCCAAGATACGGGTCACTCCAATATAGCACGATTATAAACAGGATTTAAGtcttgtataaaaattaaaatatacagcATGTTTAAGCATAACTCAACTGTCACTTTTCACTATGCTTTAAAGCTCAACATTAAAtcaaaactaaaacattaaatccatataatatctagAGTGCTGAGTATCAAATATTTACTTATCTGTAATTAATAAAGAAATTAACAGTATAATTGTAATAGATGTGTGAAAGGGCATTCAGACGATGTGGGCACACGAAATATCAACGTCTTTCCTGGTTATTTTCAGGATCTGTGCAGTCAGACAATAGCTCCCAGATTAAAGATCAGCAATAGCTGATTACAATTAAATAAGATGAAAGTAgtttattaacccttatcatgctggagacgattgattctgcctttgcaatcagtgtagatcataatcagcatGCAcacctgtgcagtctgatcatgatctgcactgttcactattcagtcagtatctttttggtaagcatccatttttacagttaatggtactttccagattgaaagatggaaatgttcattatggaaatttagcaaGGTGAGGGTTAACAGGACAACAGTGTGCAATACGACCAGTGACAGTGTGTATCTAACTCCCCTAATATAACATGTTAAAGCAGCATAGATATTCTACAGCAAATGGTTCATACAAATTATATCCCCCAATATTCAACTTCACAAACTTCCCAAGAATTTTTTAGGGTTCAAAAATTTGAATTCAATCACTCTTTTCCTGCAGTGCCAAGATAAGAAGATGCATATAACTTGCTTAATATAGTTTCGCTACAGTTACAATTACGATTTACTGAAAAAAGAATAAACAcgtttttcattatattttgaaacagtGCATCGctaaaatgtgtttaatgtcaAAGTATGCACATTGACCGGTTGTTAACACCCGGAGTGTTGcgccagtttttttttataatttatttttcaatcttcatacatttacaaatatgatgacatggataattttttttaacaatcgaGATAGAGCATGTCTCTAATGGTCATCTAAACAACAAAAATTTGTAGTATTATATGTCCGAGaagatttttatgtatttatctttttaagtgagaagttaaaagaaaaaaaactcacaaaaatgatgtaagagaaaaaaaatcgaaaaaaatcgATGTCTGGGATGTTTTGATCGTCTCCAAGATCTTATAATTATCTAAAATTGAAATGATTGTTTCTGCTACAATCATGCAACAAGTTTTGTATgtacactttttaaaaaagtatggtgaagagtaaaaatattcaaaccattttctttcgttttttatCCTAACCGGCAACATGTACATCATACCTCAAAACCATACCATTTTATATTATGttggtttattttgtcatttgataatgcaatttctttttcaagttttatcctgATATTAAGATATGATATGAAACTGTCGAAACTAAGtgtctgttttttattttttatttgaaatatgtaagatttcattaggaatatgataaagtttatcacattttttcgtTTTACATTTCTTTCAGCGTTACCAAAACTGATTATCTCTAAACTGAATTGTGTTTTTAGGTTTCTCTTATCCAGATATATATGTAGTTTATTCCATAGTTGTTGTACGCAGTTACATTCCCAGAAAAATGTGTTATAGTGTTTCAACATGCATGTtgcagaaataacataaatttgattctgttaatttgtatttaaataatgattcATTTGTTGGAAGAATTCtcattaaatgtttatattgaaaacgtCGTATTTTTGTGTCTATTGTTGCTTTCTGCGgttgcatgtatatatttgacCAACAAGATGGGTTCTTTGGTATAATCGCTGACCATTTCATTTCTGACTTAATAATTGATTTTGGTCCGTTTCTTATTTGCGTGTCGTAGAGCAGTTTATTTggttcttttgatttttttaaatttgtctaCAATTTGTCTTATAATACTTCAAGAATTgtctattttcattattatataaaaatttgaaCTCTCCAAACTTATAGAAAGACTTTgttctgtaatcaaataaatgttcaaGATGCTTTATTCCTTTTTCATACCAgtctttataaaaaatgttttattttcaagttttatgtttgTGTTATTCCATATTACCTGTTTACTTATACTCTTATTGTTGTCCTGTGTATTAATCTTTACCCAAGCTGTTAATAAATCTTTCAAGAAAGTGTTGGATTTACATatagtttcaatttctttttgagAAAAATTGCATTCAAATAAAAGTTCTCCTCCAACATTAGACAATAATGTACTATAAAAGATTTTCCATTGTCCTTGGTTACTTTTATCTATTATCCTTCTGATCCAACAAGCTTTTAAAGCATTTATGAAGTAATCTAAATTCATCATTTTTATTCCACCCATTTTGTAGTCCAATATAATAGTCTCCCTATTAATTTTATCCGGTTTATTATCCcacaaaaatttaaatagttgTGCTTTAATCTCTTTCAATACTTCATTTGATGGGTTTAGTAGCACTGTAAGTGGGTAAATCAGTTTTGGTAATGCGAATGATTTTATGACAGTTACATTTCCAAGTAGTGTCAATTTTCTATGTTCCCACTGTTTTTAAACAGTtagtaaaattttgaatcttAGGCATTAGATCTAACATCATTCTGTCTTTTTTACtatttgtaaatatcattcctaatgtttgaGCTGACTCTGATGTCCAGTTAAACATTTTACCTTTACAGTAATAGAGGTTTGTATCTTTTAAGGATCCTATCCTTAATATGttagttttattaatatttagttTTAATCCAGACACACACTCAAAGTTCGAAACAACATCTATTAGTTGCTCAAATGATTGTTTTACACCATTATTGATGAAGGTTGCGTCATCTGCAAACAaggattgttttatttcaacattattaactATTATACCTTTAATGTTCTTATCGTTTTCAATATAGTTTGAGAGAATTTCGATGCAAATGATAAATAATGAAGAGGAAAGGGGACAGCATTGTCTTACTCCACGTAGTATTAAAAAAGGGTTCTGATAAATAGCCATTATTTATTACCATGCTGGTTATatcattgtaaaataattttacccactGTATAAGAGAATCACCGAAATTGAAGTGTTTTAGACATCTTATCATAAAATGATGGTCCAGTGTATCAAAAGCTTTTTCGAAATCTGCAAACAATAAAAGTCCTGGTATTTTATTTCGTTGTGCAAAATCTATTATTTCGTATATTAACCGAACATTTTCCCCTATATATCTACCTTTTATGAATCCTGTCTGTGCACCACTTATGATAGAATTGATAACCTTTTTAACCCTGTTTGCTATGGCTTTAGTGGCAATTTTGTAATCTACGTTTAATAAACTTATAGGGCGCCAATTACTTAATATTTGTGTATCTTTATTTGGTTTAGGCAAAAGCGAAATAATACCTTGTTTCTGTAAACTAATCAGATGTCCAGTGTTATAAGAGAAGTTAATAGATTGAATAAAGTATGTTTTTATCTCtgtccaaattttttttataaaattcaacaGATATGCCATCTGAACCTGGACTTTTCTGATTGTATTGCGCCAGTTACATGAACACTTTTACTTactatgtaaagtttaaacaactGTCTTTACTGTCTTTTAaccctttatcatgctggacacgattgattttgcctttgcgaacagtgtagatcatgatcagactgagcaagatctgcactgttcgccatccagtcagtatctttttggtaagcaccccttttaacagttaatggtacaaaccaaattgaaagatggtcgagctcattatagaaatttagcaggtcaAGGGTTAAAAGTCTCTTCTGGCAATCCTAAATGTAAACATGTTTAGTTGTATCAATAACAATTTAAGGCATATCATTGCCATTGTACAAAGGTATAAGAACATTCCGACATTTATAAACGTCTTATCAATAAGGGGCAACAGGAAGGCTGaattatttttaacatgttattgcaTTGTTATGTTAATGCTTAATTAGATTGCTAATGAGGACGTGTTATCAGTTAATTCAAATTTAATGGCGTCGATGGTAGGCGTCAGTGTCGAAGAGATTAACTACACAATTACGGTATTTCTGACAGTTTTGTTCTAATTCAACCATATAAGCATGTATTTATCAACCAAAGTCAATGTACGTAGGTTACTTATCATGTAAGCTTGCCCTCTTTAAACACTAGACACATCTTATCAGTAGAACATGTATAATTCTTTGTCAGTATAGATATTGGTCATTCCTCATTTTAAAATTGACATGcaaggaatattttaaaaatgaatttatttttgtcACTGTGTTTAGGTGTAGTATTTTCTTGTACTTTCGCAGAAAAGACACAAGACGAAGACACACTGTCGAACATACTGACAGAGTTAAGGAACTTGCAAGAAGCTCAGAAAAGATACACTAATACTTTAGATGAATTTAAATCCCGTGTTTCATCTCTGGAAAACACAGTGAAGGACTTACAGCGCGAGAATAAAGAACTCGTCTCGGAAATACGCCGACTGAAAAACGATAAACGGCAAAATATAGACGTAATTTAtctttcttctttctttcaaatatataaactatttcttttACCATTTTTGCTCCTAAGTTTAGATGCATTTCATTCCTGTTTCTCCTCAACTTATCAGATATTAAAGATTAATTTACACCCCCCCCCCATCTTTTATAATATATCTGTCCACAGCAACGCTCACAATAGTATTTAATTACACTTAATACATCTATTTCGTTTAATGCTTGATACATGTTTTACCAACATTTATTATTGTACTCGTGAACTTCTTCTTTACAGATAAATGACGATCAGTTACAAACAGACGAGCCTGTTGAAGAAAGAGTTCCAAATGTTGACGATATTGACAAACTGCTGAATACCACCTTTCCAATGCTGAAAACGGTGAAGGGAGATAAGAAGACGAAAAAACATGTTCGAAAAATCCGTAAGCTCACACCTCGCatagaattataaaaatatatgtacgtatttgtttgtatatgAGGGTCTGATGTGGAATTGACTCATCATTGCATTGAATGTCGGTTTAAATACGTAAGCACCcagtttatataattatacaaacgTATTGacgtatttaagaaataatatgtctcattcagtgatttgtcgctgaataaatcattgtttggagttcatatgcgaaggaattatattattcaagagcaaatcactgaattagatatattatttcgattctaacacgttaccatggactttaaagtacatccttaacgacattcattaaatattttcccgttttcaatcggtttcttttccagcgcgccgctatgccgtttgacgctatgacgtataattgtgatgtcagaacagtatattgttgtataataattcactgttttcagcctttttttgcttaataggaaaatgaatcggatcgtgttagaattttgaaTATAAGTATGTTTGGCGTGTTCATTTTGTACAATTATGGCGTCTATTTTATTTAACGAATTTATTACTGGTTTACAACGTGTTTCTTTATAATGACCAATGAAGGTCTCCGATTGCTTGACGCTCCAACAAGTATAATGTAGCAGCCGATACTTATAATATTGTAGTGGTTTTTTTGTTCAGTCTGCGTCTAGACCTTCATTTTCTCCGGTTTCTGCAATACATATAGATAGTTACCATACTTGCAAATAACCATAAGTTGAACAGTACTGCCAGAATGCTAATATGGTAATTTTAGtaacacattattttgtattaaagGCCAGGTTGCTGATACACATACAGCCTTCACAGCCGGCCTTTCTGTCGGCGAGATAACCCTCGGTGACCATCACACCGTCATCTTTGACAAAGTATATACGAACATAGGAAACGCATACCATGCCCATACTGGAATATTCATTGCTCCGTGCAGAGGCCTCTATGTCTTTTCCACAACAATGATGGTGTCACCGGGCAAAGATCTACTTCTAGAGATTGTTAAAGATGGCAGTATTGTCAATTATATTTATGCAGACGCCCGTTCTACAAGTGCCTACATGTCCACTACAAAAGAGTGGACACTTGAAGTAAACAAGGGGTCGGAAGTATGGATCCGCTCCCGCAGCCAAGGACAACTTCATGGATACTTGCATTCTTTGTTTTCTGGCTTCCTCTTGTTCGAAACAGAATAAAAACGCTAAGTACGGAAAGTAAATGATTTTGTTATTATAGGTAACTTATTAAACTAACCCTAACATGGATACACAAAATAAAGTGTGTATACACTTAGTTTTAATAGTAAACAGAACAATCCATTTCTAGCATGCAAACATtctcaatataattatattaatatgtgCCCTTAGAGATTCTGATCCTTAAATTACGTATTTAAGAATAAACAAGAAAACAGTGATGCCCAATTTGCaattactttttaacaaaaatgccaaACGGACCCGTAGAACAAGAATAGCATTTGatacatgtatcaaaattcaGCAATACCGaagactttgtttgttttgggtttaacgccgtttttcaacagtatttcagttatgtaacgcagtgttccttgattctgtaccagtacaaacttgttctccgcatgtaactgccaacttccccaatggaataagaggtggaggacgaataatttcagacacattgtcttttatcaaaatacggcccgcccgggaatcgaactcgcaaccccgcgatctgtagatctgcgctctccctattgagctaagcgggcgggttatagGT
This window of the Mercenaria mercenaria strain notata chromosome 5, MADL_Memer_1, whole genome shotgun sequence genome carries:
- the LOC128557260 gene encoding uncharacterized protein LOC128557260; translated protein: MNLFLSLCLGVVFSCTFAEKTQDEDTLSNILTELRNLQEAQKRYTNTLDEFKSRVSSLENTVKDLQRENKELVSEIRRLKNDKRQNIDINDDQLQTDEPVEERVPNVDDIDKLLNTTFPMLKTVKGDKKTKKHVRKIRQVADTHTAFTAGLSVGEITLGDHHTVIFDKVYTNIGNAYHAHTGIFIAPCRGLYVFSTTMMVSPGKDLLLEIVKDGSIVNYIYADARSTSAYMSTTKEWTLEVNKGSEVWIRSRSQGQLHGYLHSLFSGFLLFETE